In Synechococcales cyanobacterium T60_A2020_003, the genomic stretch CCGTTTTCACCTGGAAGGTTTCTGAGTCAAACCCCATCACCAAACTCTCTGAACCGGCAATGCTGCCGTACATCTGCAACACCATATCGGACAGCAAATCACCATCTCGATTCAGGGCTGGAATGACGAGGGCTTCGCCACTGCTTTGCAAGAGGAGGGCAAAGGTGGCGTCAATCAAGAGGGGTTGATACGTGACCTCCGGATAGCGCTGAGCCGCTGCATCCAGTTCTTCTTTGAACATACCCTCATAGGTTGCGCTGACCGTAAACTTTGGCCCACCAAAGACCTTTGCACCTGTCCGTTTGGCGTGGGCAAAGGTGAACTCCGCCACCGCTCGGCAGATCGATCGGCTAATTTTTGAGGTTCGCCAAGCAATTTCATCCCCCGTTTCCGTTATTTCGCGCCATTCCTGTGCACCGTAGGCGTCATCCACCGCCACTCGCACGATGGTAATGGGAGCATGAACGCCGCCCAATGGACGAATTTGGGGAATGCGGCGTCCGGTTCGCACGATCACCGACGCTCCCAAGGCTTCCCGCAAGATTGCATTCGGGCTACCCACATCGCCCGCTATGTCTGGGGTGATGGTTGCGGCTTTTAGGGCTAGTCCGGTTTTGCAGGCGGCTTCTGCGGATTCCCAAACGACCTTGTTTTGACTCGCCCGCCGACTGTCCAGGCTCAAATCATAATCGACAAATTGCAACGGTTGGCGAATAACGGCAGGTTGCAAGACTCTTAACGCTTCCGCCAAG encodes the following:
- a CDS encoding isocitrate dehydrogenase, translating into MQTQQSMPTIIVMHGDQTGEELLAEALRVLQPAVIRQPLQFVDYDLSLDSRRASQNKVVWESAEAACKTGLALKAATITPDIAGDVGSPNAILREALGASVIVRTGRRIPQIRPLGGVHAPITIVRVAVDDAYGAQEWREITETGDEIAWRTSKISRSICRAVAEFTFAHAKRTGAKVFGGPKFTVSATYEGMFKEELDAAAQRYPEVTYQPLLIDATFALLLQSSGEALVIPALNRDGDLLSDMVLQMYGSIAGSESLVMGFDSETFQVKTVMAEAPHGTAPALYGKNVANPMAMILASAALLTYVKTPAADRASRSIYESVFEAIHEGKATSDLGGQMSTSDFTDEVIRKVKTKLEVWSTLESS